From Streptomyces fungicidicus, one genomic window encodes:
- the mca gene encoding mycothiol conjugate amidase Mca — protein sequence MTDQLRLMAVHAHPDDESSKGAATMAKYVSEGVDVLVVTCTGGERGSILNPKLQGDAYIEEHIHEVRKKEMDEAREILGVKQEWLGFVDSGLPEGDPLPPLPDGCFALEDVDKAAGELVRRIRAFRPQVITTYDENGGYPHPDHIMTHKITMVAFEGAADTAKYPEEEYGPAYQPVKVYYNQGFNRPRTEALHQAMLDRGLESPYGDWLKRWSEFERKERTLTTHVPCADFFEIRDKALIAHATQIDPDGGWFRVPMDLQREVWPTEEYELAKSLVDTSLPEDDLFAGIRDNA from the coding sequence TTGACTGACCAGCTGCGACTGATGGCCGTGCACGCCCACCCCGACGACGAGTCGAGCAAGGGCGCGGCCACCATGGCGAAGTACGTGTCCGAGGGGGTGGACGTGCTGGTGGTGACCTGCACGGGCGGGGAGCGCGGCTCCATCCTCAACCCGAAACTGCAGGGGGACGCGTACATCGAGGAACACATCCACGAGGTGCGCAAGAAGGAGATGGACGAGGCCCGGGAGATCCTCGGGGTGAAGCAGGAGTGGCTCGGGTTCGTCGACTCCGGGCTGCCCGAGGGCGACCCGCTGCCGCCGCTGCCGGACGGCTGCTTCGCGCTGGAGGACGTGGACAAGGCCGCCGGTGAGCTGGTGCGCAGGATCCGCGCGTTCCGCCCCCAGGTGATCACCACGTACGACGAGAACGGGGGGTACCCGCACCCCGACCACATCATGACCCACAAGATCACGATGGTGGCCTTCGAGGGCGCGGCCGACACCGCGAAGTACCCGGAGGAGGAGTACGGCCCGGCGTACCAGCCGGTGAAGGTGTACTACAACCAGGGCTTCAACCGGCCGCGCACCGAGGCGCTGCACCAGGCGATGCTCGACCGGGGCCTGGAGTCGCCGTACGGGGACTGGCTGAAGCGGTGGAGCGAGTTCGAGCGCAAGGAGCGCACGCTCACCACGCACGTGCCCTGCGCGGACTTCTTCGAGATCCGTGACAAGGCGCTGATCGCGCACGCCACGCAGATCGATCCCGACGGGGGCTGGTTCCGGGTGCCGATGGACCTCCAGCGGGAGGTCTGGCCGACGGAGGAGTACGAGCTCGCGAAGTCTCTCGTCGATACCTCCCTCCCCGAGGACGACCTCTTCGCGGGCATCCGGGACAATGCCTGA
- a CDS encoding cystathionine gamma-synthase: protein MSDRHISEHFETLAIHAGNTADPLTGAVVPPIYQVSTYKQDGVGGLRGGYEYSRSANPTRTALEENLAALEGGRRGLAFASGLAAEDCLLRTLLSPGDHVVIPNDAYGGTFRLFAKVVSRWGVEWSVADTSDPAAVRAALTPRTKAVWVETPSNPLLGITDIAAVAQIARDAGARLVVDNTFATPYLQQPLALGADVVVHSLTKYMGGHSDVVGGALITGDAELGEELAFHQNAMGAVAGPFDSWLVLRGTKTLSVRMDRHSENATRIADMLTRHARVTSVLYPGLPDHPGHEVAAKQMRAFGGMVSFRVEGGEEAAVEVCNRAKVFTLGESLGGVESLIEHPGRMTHASAAGSALEVPADLVRLSVGIENVDDLLEDLQQALGR from the coding sequence ATGAGCGACAGGCACATCAGTGAGCACTTCGAGACGCTCGCGATCCACGCGGGCAACACCGCCGACCCCCTGACGGGCGCGGTCGTACCGCCCATCTACCAGGTGTCGACCTACAAGCAGGACGGCGTCGGCGGGCTGCGCGGCGGCTACGAGTACAGCCGCAGCGCCAATCCGACCAGGACCGCGCTGGAGGAGAACCTCGCCGCCCTGGAGGGCGGCCGTCGCGGACTGGCGTTCGCGTCCGGACTGGCGGCCGAGGACTGCCTGTTGCGTACGCTGCTGAGCCCCGGCGACCACGTGGTGATCCCGAACGACGCGTACGGCGGCACGTTCCGCCTCTTCGCCAAGGTGGTCTCCCGCTGGGGCGTGGAGTGGTCGGTGGCCGACACCAGCGACCCGGCCGCCGTCCGCGCCGCCCTCACCCCCCGGACCAAGGCGGTGTGGGTGGAGACCCCCTCCAACCCGCTGCTCGGCATCACCGACATCGCCGCCGTGGCCCAGATCGCCCGGGACGCGGGCGCCCGGCTCGTCGTCGACAACACCTTCGCCACGCCCTACCTCCAGCAGCCGCTGGCGCTCGGCGCGGACGTCGTCGTGCACTCCCTGACCAAGTACATGGGCGGCCACTCGGACGTCGTCGGCGGCGCGCTGATCACCGGCGACGCGGAGCTGGGCGAGGAGCTGGCCTTCCACCAGAACGCCATGGGCGCGGTCGCCGGGCCCTTCGACTCCTGGCTGGTGCTGCGCGGCACCAAGACCCTCTCGGTCCGCATGGACCGGCACAGCGAGAACGCCACGAGGATCGCCGACATGCTGACCCGTCACGCGCGCGTGACGAGCGTCCTGTACCCGGGGCTGCCCGACCACCCCGGTCACGAGGTCGCCGCCAAGCAGATGCGGGCCTTCGGCGGCATGGTCTCCTTCCGCGTGGAGGGCGGCGAGGAGGCGGCCGTCGAGGTCTGCAACCGCGCCAAGGTGTTCACGCTCGGCGAGTCCCTGGGCGGCGTCGAGTCGCTGATCGAGCACCCCGGCCGGATGACGCACGCGTCCGCGGCCGGTTCCGCGCTGGAGGTCCCGGCCGACCTGGTGCGCCTGTCGGTGGGCATCGAGAACGTCGACGACCTGCTCGAGGACCTTCAGCAGGCGCTCGGCCGGTAG
- a CDS encoding sigma factor-like helix-turn-helix DNA-binding protein: MRPRHTSRDDLRAREFEAYVAGAGGRLLHTATLLTAEPRAANPRARRLLTLALAHTYAGWDRLHGEDPYDHTRQYLATRFAGGAWHRRGGLLRLHARTGGPLARLTPQERLVLVLRLHEGVAEEQTAALLGLPAERVRSVFNRAMAAMLRPPPKAAPAVGGVEAVPS, encoded by the coding sequence TTGCGACCACGGCACACGTCCCGCGACGACCTCCGCGCCCGCGAGTTCGAGGCGTACGTGGCGGGCGCGGGCGGACGCCTGCTGCACACCGCGACGCTGCTCACCGCCGAGCCCCGCGCCGCCAACCCGCGCGCCCGGCGCCTGCTGACCCTGGCGCTCGCGCACACCTACGCCGGCTGGGACCGCCTGCACGGCGAGGACCCCTACGACCACACCCGCCAGTACCTGGCGACCCGCTTCGCGGGCGGCGCCTGGCACCGCCGCGGCGGCCTGCTCCGCCTCCACGCCCGGACCGGAGGACCGCTGGCCCGCCTCACCCCCCAGGAACGCCTGGTCCTGGTGCTGCGGCTGCACGAGGGGGTCGCCGAGGAGCAGACGGCGGCGCTGCTCGGCCTGCCCGCGGAGCGCGTACGGAGCGTCTTCAACCGCGCGATGGCCGCCATGCTGCGCCCTCCGCCCAAGGCCGCCCCCGCGGTGGGCGGCGTCGAGGCGGTGCCGTCATGA
- a CDS encoding ATP-binding cassette domain-containing protein has translation MPGAIYAEGLVKTFGNVKALDGVDLEVPEGTVLGLLGPNGAGKTTTVRCLTTLLRPDSGRAVVAGLDVLKQPDAVRRSIGLSGQFAAVDEYLTGRENLQMVGQLYQMRAKAAKVRADELLEQFHLTDAADRTAKTYSGGMRRRLDLAAALVVSPPVMFMDEPTTGLDPRNRQQLWEVIKQLVSGGTTLLLTTQYLEEADHLAHDIAVVDRGRVIAQGTSDQLKARTGGERVEVVVHEREHIASASALLDRYSLRGADTGDTTVEDHMRKITTPVSGGAKLLAEIIRDLDADGIEIDDIGLRRPTLDDVFLSLTGHVAEAGDTGDDEDADGADGAQGGGDRGQRHDKEAAK, from the coding sequence ATGCCAGGCGCCATCTACGCCGAAGGTCTGGTCAAGACCTTCGGGAACGTCAAGGCGCTGGACGGCGTCGACCTCGAGGTCCCCGAAGGCACCGTCCTGGGCCTGCTCGGGCCGAACGGCGCGGGGAAGACCACCACCGTCCGCTGCCTCACCACCCTGCTGCGTCCCGACAGCGGCAGAGCGGTCGTGGCCGGCCTCGACGTGCTGAAACAGCCCGACGCGGTGCGCCGCTCCATCGGGCTGTCCGGCCAGTTCGCGGCGGTCGACGAGTATCTGACCGGCCGCGAGAACCTGCAGATGGTCGGGCAGCTCTACCAGATGCGGGCGAAGGCCGCCAAGGTCCGCGCGGACGAGCTGCTGGAGCAGTTCCACCTCACGGACGCCGCCGACCGCACCGCCAAGACGTACTCCGGCGGCATGCGCCGTCGCCTCGACCTCGCCGCCGCCCTGGTCGTCTCGCCGCCCGTGATGTTCATGGACGAGCCGACGACCGGACTCGACCCGCGCAACCGCCAGCAGCTGTGGGAGGTCATCAAACAGCTCGTCTCCGGCGGTACGACGCTGCTGCTCACCACCCAGTACCTGGAGGAGGCCGACCACCTCGCGCACGACATCGCGGTCGTCGACCGCGGCAGGGTCATCGCGCAGGGCACCTCCGACCAGCTCAAGGCCCGCACCGGCGGCGAGCGCGTCGAGGTCGTGGTGCACGAGCGCGAGCACATCGCGTCCGCCTCGGCGCTCCTCGACAGGTACAGCCTGCGCGGTGCCGACACGGGCGACACCACGGTCGAGGACCACATGCGCAAGATCACCACACCGGTCTCCGGCGGGGCCAAGCTCCTCGCCGAGATCATCCGCGACCTCGACGCCGACGGGATCGAGATCGACGACATCGGTCTGCGCCGCCCCACCCTCGACGACGTCTTCCTCTCCCTCACCGGGCATGTCGCGGAGGCCGGGGACACCGGGGACGACGAGGACGCCGACGGCGCCGACGGCGCGCAGGGCGGCGGGGACCGCGGACAGCGCCACGACAAGGAGGCCGCGAAATGA
- a CDS encoding DUF4307 domain-containing protein: MSTSSTRLPEGRYGRSSDQRADRTLKVVGAVLSVLLLGLVGWFGYHYVAENEISGEVISFDTSQNAVKVHLEVHKDAGVAGYCTVRSQAEDGAEVGRADFRFDADATRIDEVVTLRTTSPGTTAQLVGCHTD; encoded by the coding sequence ATGAGCACGTCGAGCACGCGGCTGCCCGAGGGCCGTTACGGCCGCTCCTCGGACCAGCGTGCCGACCGCACACTCAAGGTCGTCGGCGCCGTGCTGTCGGTGCTGCTGCTCGGGCTGGTCGGCTGGTTCGGCTACCACTACGTCGCCGAGAACGAGATCAGCGGCGAGGTGATCAGCTTCGACACCTCGCAGAACGCGGTGAAGGTGCACCTGGAGGTGCACAAGGACGCGGGCGTCGCCGGCTACTGCACCGTCCGCTCGCAGGCCGAGGACGGCGCCGAGGTGGGCCGCGCGGACTTCCGCTTCGACGCGGACGCCACACGCATCGACGAGGTCGTCACGCTGCGTACGACCTCCCCGGGTACGACGGCCCAGCTCGTCGGCTGTCACACGGACTGA
- a CDS encoding ABC transporter permease has product MSAVTDAVRVTAPGNPLGRSIRDSLVVAKRNLIRMARIPEVVIFGLIQPIMFVVLFSYVFGGSMDIGGSTSPQVYREFLMAGIFAQTVTFATAGAGAGIAEDMHKGLIDRFRSLPMARGAVLTGRTLADMVQTALTLLVLAVVALLVGWRTHTSAGEVLGAFGLLLLTGYAFTWIGAVIGLSVRTPEAATSGGLVWLFPVTFVSNAFVDSSNMTPWLRHIADWNPFSATVQACRELFGNPGVSTSDAWPMQHPVWASLIYSVLIIAFFRTLAVRKYRSAAA; this is encoded by the coding sequence ATGAGTGCCGTCACCGACGCCGTCCGGGTCACGGCACCCGGCAACCCCCTCGGCCGGTCGATCCGTGACTCGCTGGTCGTCGCCAAGCGCAATCTGATCCGGATGGCCCGGATCCCCGAAGTGGTGATCTTCGGCCTCATCCAGCCGATCATGTTCGTGGTGCTGTTCTCGTACGTGTTCGGCGGCTCCATGGACATCGGCGGCAGCACGAGCCCGCAGGTCTACCGCGAGTTCCTGATGGCCGGCATCTTCGCGCAGACCGTCACCTTCGCCACCGCCGGAGCCGGGGCGGGCATCGCCGAGGACATGCACAAAGGGCTCATCGACCGTTTCCGCTCCCTGCCGATGGCACGCGGCGCGGTGCTCACCGGCCGCACCCTCGCCGACATGGTGCAGACGGCGCTCACCCTGCTGGTGCTCGCGGTCGTCGCCCTGCTCGTCGGCTGGCGCACCCACACCAGCGCCGGCGAGGTGCTCGGCGCCTTCGGGCTGCTGCTCCTGACCGGGTACGCGTTCACCTGGATCGGCGCGGTCATCGGCCTCTCGGTGCGCACCCCGGAGGCGGCCACCTCCGGCGGACTGGTCTGGCTGTTCCCGGTCACCTTCGTGTCGAACGCGTTCGTGGACTCCAGCAACATGACGCCCTGGCTGCGCCACATCGCCGACTGGAACCCGTTCAGCGCCACCGTCCAGGCCTGCCGGGAGCTCTTCGGCAACCCCGGAGTCTCCACCTCGGACGCCTGGCCCATGCAGCACCCGGTGTGGGCCTCGCTGATCTACTCGGTACTGATCATCGCGTTCTTCCGGACGCTCGCCGTGCGCAAGTACCGCTCGGCGGCGGCATGA
- the greA gene encoding transcription elongation factor GreA translates to MTQTSENVTWLTQEAYNKLKVELEYLTGPARTEIAAKIAAAREEGDLRENGGYHAAKEEQGKQELRVRQLTQLLESAKVGEAPAADGAVAPGMVVTIAFDGDEDDTLTFLLASREYASSEIETYSPQSPLGSGVMGHKVGEDAEYELPNGKKAMVKILEAKPYDG, encoded by the coding sequence GTGACCCAGACCAGCGAGAACGTCACCTGGCTGACCCAGGAGGCGTACAACAAGCTCAAGGTCGAGCTTGAGTACCTTACTGGTCCCGCGCGCACCGAGATCGCCGCCAAGATCGCCGCCGCGCGCGAGGAGGGCGACCTGCGGGAGAACGGCGGGTACCACGCGGCCAAGGAGGAGCAGGGCAAGCAGGAGCTCCGTGTGCGCCAGCTCACCCAGCTCCTCGAGAGCGCCAAGGTCGGCGAGGCCCCGGCGGCCGACGGCGCCGTGGCGCCCGGCATGGTCGTGACCATCGCCTTCGACGGCGACGAGGACGACACGCTGACCTTCCTGCTCGCCTCGCGCGAGTACGCGAGCTCCGAGATCGAGACCTACTCGCCGCAGTCCCCGCTGGGCTCGGGCGTGATGGGCCACAAGGTCGGCGAGGACGCGGAGTACGAGCTGCCGAACGGCAAGAAGGCCATGGTGAAGATCCTGGAGGCCAAGCCGTACGACGGCTGA
- a CDS encoding MarR family winged helix-turn-helix transcriptional regulator, whose protein sequence is MPTTPDMSMDMRTDLTAVGDTGLLDTLQHEVALFARRAEQTRLGGVGQVRTSMDRAAYLLLNRLDKEGPMGVKALAASMGIDSSTVTRQVAPLVDTGLVKRTSHPEDGRAVVLQLSPRGQTRLDEVRSSRRQLMADLTQDWAPEERETFCALLTRFNSALSARMSAGPEDRPAS, encoded by the coding sequence ATGCCCACAACACCCGACATGTCGATGGACATGAGGACGGACCTGACGGCCGTCGGTGACACCGGTCTTCTCGACACGCTGCAGCACGAGGTGGCGTTGTTCGCCCGCCGTGCCGAACAGACCCGGCTCGGCGGTGTCGGCCAGGTGCGCACCTCGATGGACCGCGCCGCGTACCTGCTGCTCAACCGCCTCGACAAGGAAGGCCCGATGGGCGTCAAGGCGCTCGCCGCGAGCATGGGCATCGACTCCTCGACGGTCACCCGGCAGGTGGCTCCGCTCGTGGACACCGGCCTGGTCAAGCGGACCTCCCACCCCGAGGACGGCCGCGCGGTCGTGCTCCAGCTCTCCCCGCGCGGGCAGACCCGCCTGGACGAAGTGCGCTCCTCACGGCGTCAGTTGATGGCCGACCTGACCCAGGACTGGGCCCCGGAGGAGCGCGAGACGTTCTGCGCGCTCCTGACGCGCTTCAACAGCGCGCTGTCCGCCCGGATGTCGGCGGGTCCGGAGGACCGCCCCGCCTCCTGA
- the ilvA gene encoding threonine ammonia-lyase gives MGYSTADSLRTVTLDDVRGAQKMLSGVARTTAMEGSRYLSRRVGTPVHLKCENLQRTGSFKLRGAYVRIAGLLPEERAAGVVAASAGNHAQGVALASSLLGVRSTVFMPRGAPLPKISATREYGAQVRLHGQVVDETLAAATDYAYETGAVFIHPFDHPDIIAGQGTVGLEILEQCPEVRTIVVGVGGGGLAAGIAVAVKALRPDVRIVGVQAAGAAAYPPSLAAGRAVSVRHPVTMADGIKVGRPGDVPFGIVRELVDEVLTVTEDELSAALLLCLERAKLVVEPAGASPVAALLSRPGAFEGPVVAVLSGGNVDPVLMERVLRHGMAAQGRYLAVRLRLTDRPGALASLLRALSVVDANVLDVSHVRTDPRLGLTEAEVELHLETKGPEHCTEVNQALREAGYTVMD, from the coding sequence ATGGGCTACAGCACGGCTGACTCCTTGCGGACCGTCACGCTCGACGATGTGCGAGGCGCTCAGAAGATGCTCTCGGGTGTGGCACGGACGACCGCCATGGAGGGCAGCAGATACCTGTCCCGCCGGGTGGGCACCCCGGTGCACCTGAAGTGCGAGAACCTCCAGCGCACGGGGTCCTTCAAGCTGCGCGGCGCGTACGTCCGGATCGCCGGGCTGCTGCCGGAGGAGCGGGCCGCCGGGGTCGTCGCGGCGAGCGCGGGCAACCACGCGCAGGGCGTCGCGCTGGCGTCGTCGCTGCTCGGGGTGCGGTCCACGGTGTTCATGCCGAGGGGCGCCCCGCTGCCGAAGATCAGCGCGACCCGGGAGTACGGCGCGCAGGTGCGCCTGCACGGCCAGGTGGTCGACGAGACGCTGGCCGCGGCGACGGACTACGCGTACGAGACGGGCGCGGTGTTCATCCACCCGTTCGACCACCCGGACATCATCGCGGGCCAGGGCACGGTGGGCCTGGAGATCCTCGAGCAGTGCCCCGAGGTGCGCACGATCGTGGTGGGTGTCGGCGGGGGCGGGCTGGCCGCCGGGATCGCGGTGGCGGTGAAGGCGCTGCGGCCGGACGTGCGGATCGTCGGTGTGCAGGCGGCGGGCGCGGCGGCGTATCCGCCCTCGCTGGCGGCCGGGCGCGCGGTCTCGGTGCGCCACCCGGTGACGATGGCCGACGGGATCAAGGTGGGGCGGCCCGGGGACGTGCCGTTCGGGATCGTCCGTGAGCTGGTCGACGAGGTGCTCACGGTCACCGAGGACGAGCTGTCGGCCGCGCTGCTGCTCTGTCTGGAGCGGGCCAAGCTGGTCGTCGAGCCGGCCGGGGCGAGCCCGGTGGCGGCGCTGCTGAGCCGGCCCGGGGCCTTCGAGGGGCCGGTCGTCGCGGTGCTGTCCGGCGGCAACGTGGACCCGGTGCTGATGGAGCGGGTGCTACGGCACGGGATGGCCGCGCAGGGCCGCTACCTGGCGGTACGGCTGCGTCTGACGGACCGGCCGGGCGCCCTCGCCTCACTTCTCAGGGCGTTGTCAGTGGTCGATGCCAACGTTCTCGACGTGAGCCACGTACGGACCGATCCCCGGCTCGGGCTCACGGAGGCGGAGGTGGAGCTGCACCTGGAGACGAAGGGCCCGGAGCACTGCACCGAGGTCAACCAGGCCCTGCGCGAGGCGGGTTACACGGTCATGGACTGA
- a CDS encoding tetratricopeptide repeat protein — translation MRDSHRSDAERLLARAVEEEVRRSGGRTDGKVLLARARGALDAMASTSAEEYEAYTRALDEAEAGQLTFRQRYAREGAGTPLLVAGVAGVAAVVADVALGTGTGTALGAGVTVGVVGAAATVVKVAGAHVPAAHHRAGAVSQPGGPEQLRLQWLTALEVRGIRPFLDQQRVLTASTGPKKAGPRLRGADKSAAARGRSVLEQSFGQLPEPLGPFAGRRQEMARIRQWVQSARASTETQPTVVVLHGASGSGRTTLALHATHDLKDHFRGACVVDLRGDSPGEPPLSTRDALLHLLNRLGAPREQLLFRERSSPDQQVRRLSELYHQHLTGMPVTVVLDDASDPQQVRTLIPERSDSLVLVTSRAPLGLPDDLPARVYQLPVEPLDPAGAEELLSAAAQDSSGPYDADSAERVRELCGGLPLALRIAGAALGPRSPLVLAADLGAYGPVEPVERALWLRYTDQPETVRRLLRRLALAGRASLGAAAAAALLATDEAEATRHLTALNRAGLIDRVRHSRYRLHDLVRAFALARLLDEEDPAERTAAQERLIVNYAELADSVLRLVDGNMSTRSDRFSPYGFTSLDEALRWLDDESSFITAALRHAEGVDRRAVLNLLGALCDYCLLRGDLYRLGEINELAQAVDEGLLVRSVQWRTGIAARQLGELDKARTTLTSVVDLYREAQHHAGAARALTSLGITLHHQGNLTEASAKLRESLDLQAAPELATDRAWTMHALAAVERDRARLSEALDLLTESLVLHRAGESVHGQAWAHFQLGQLNLRRGDVPRAESELRTALELYGRTRDARGEAWALTELARARLVDGDAGPAVEDLRRAAARHRDNEDARGEAWTLYYLGQALEETGDLDRAVRELERARTMFSRMRDVYGLACARHHSARVTRDQRAARTGSLRNSGFARQLLVDARADFQRIGVAHGEAWTCLELAVVDAGNARTQQALALCDEAVTLFASYGDRRGEDWARFLRCTLLPYAAPGGTEVGTAVAQEELSQLGRAGHATRDGKLADCVEAYQLLLERGVTLESGWQAWHLGMTPTRHAREVMGVPITEPT, via the coding sequence ATGCGGGACAGTCATCGGTCGGACGCCGAGCGGCTGTTGGCGCGGGCCGTGGAGGAGGAGGTGCGCCGGTCGGGCGGGCGCACGGACGGCAAGGTGCTGCTGGCACGGGCGCGCGGGGCGCTCGACGCGATGGCCTCGACGTCCGCCGAGGAGTACGAGGCGTACACCCGCGCCCTCGACGAGGCGGAGGCCGGGCAGCTCACCTTCCGGCAGCGTTACGCCCGCGAGGGTGCCGGTACGCCGCTGCTCGTCGCCGGGGTGGCCGGGGTGGCCGCCGTCGTCGCCGACGTGGCGCTCGGCACGGGCACCGGCACGGCCCTCGGCGCGGGGGTGACCGTCGGCGTCGTCGGGGCGGCGGCGACCGTGGTGAAGGTGGCAGGCGCGCATGTCCCGGCCGCCCATCACCGGGCGGGCGCGGTGAGCCAGCCGGGCGGGCCGGAACAGCTGCGGCTGCAGTGGCTCACGGCCCTGGAGGTGCGCGGGATCCGCCCGTTCCTGGACCAGCAGCGGGTGCTGACCGCGTCCACCGGTCCGAAGAAGGCGGGGCCCCGGCTGCGCGGCGCCGACAAGAGCGCGGCGGCCCGCGGGCGCAGTGTGCTGGAGCAGTCCTTCGGGCAACTGCCCGAACCGCTGGGCCCGTTCGCGGGGCGGCGGCAGGAGATGGCGCGGATCCGGCAGTGGGTGCAGTCGGCCCGGGCGAGCACCGAGACCCAGCCGACGGTGGTCGTGCTGCACGGGGCGTCCGGCAGCGGCCGCACGACCCTGGCACTGCACGCCACCCACGACCTGAAGGACCACTTCCGCGGCGCCTGCGTCGTCGATCTGCGCGGCGACAGCCCCGGCGAGCCCCCGCTGTCCACCCGCGACGCGCTGCTGCACCTGCTGAACCGGCTCGGCGCGCCCCGCGAACAGCTGCTGTTCCGTGAGCGCTCCTCCCCCGACCAGCAGGTCAGGCGGCTGAGCGAGCTGTACCACCAGCATCTGACCGGGATGCCGGTCACCGTCGTCCTGGACGACGCCTCCGACCCGCAGCAGGTCCGCACGCTGATCCCGGAGCGGTCCGACAGCCTGGTCCTGGTCACCTCCCGCGCGCCCCTGGGCCTGCCCGACGACCTGCCGGCCCGGGTGTACCAGCTGCCCGTGGAGCCGCTGGACCCGGCCGGCGCGGAGGAACTCCTCTCCGCCGCCGCACAGGACTCCTCGGGCCCCTACGACGCCGACTCCGCCGAGCGGGTGCGGGAGCTGTGCGGCGGGCTGCCGCTGGCGCTGCGGATCGCCGGGGCCGCCCTCGGCCCGCGCTCCCCGCTCGTCCTCGCCGCCGACCTGGGCGCCTACGGGCCGGTCGAGCCCGTGGAGCGCGCCCTGTGGCTGCGCTACACCGACCAGCCGGAGACCGTACGGCGGCTGCTGCGCCGGCTGGCCCTGGCCGGCCGGGCCTCGCTGGGCGCGGCCGCGGCGGCCGCGCTGCTCGCCACCGACGAGGCCGAGGCGACCCGGCACCTGACCGCGCTGAACCGCGCCGGGCTGATCGACCGCGTACGGCACAGCCGCTACCGGCTGCACGACCTGGTCCGCGCCTTCGCGCTGGCCCGGCTCCTCGACGAGGAGGACCCGGCCGAGCGCACGGCGGCGCAGGAGCGGCTGATCGTCAACTACGCCGAGCTGGCCGACTCGGTGCTGCGGCTGGTCGACGGCAACATGTCGACCCGCTCGGACCGCTTCAGCCCGTACGGCTTCACCTCGCTGGACGAGGCACTGCGCTGGCTGGACGACGAGTCCAGCTTCATCACGGCGGCGCTGCGGCACGCGGAGGGCGTCGACCGGCGTGCGGTGCTGAACCTGCTCGGCGCGCTGTGCGACTACTGCCTGCTGCGCGGCGACCTCTACCGGCTCGGGGAGATCAACGAGCTGGCGCAGGCCGTGGACGAGGGGCTGCTGGTCCGCTCGGTGCAGTGGCGCACCGGTATCGCGGCACGTCAGCTCGGCGAGCTGGACAAGGCGCGGACCACGCTGACGTCGGTGGTGGACCTGTACCGGGAGGCGCAGCACCACGCGGGCGCGGCGCGGGCGCTGACCTCGCTCGGCATCACCCTGCACCACCAGGGCAACCTGACGGAGGCGTCGGCGAAGCTCCGGGAGTCGCTGGATCTGCAGGCGGCTCCCGAGCTGGCCACGGACCGCGCCTGGACCATGCACGCGCTGGCGGCCGTCGAACGGGACCGGGCCCGGCTGTCCGAGGCACTGGACCTGCTGACCGAGTCACTGGTGCTGCACCGCGCGGGCGAGTCCGTGCACGGGCAGGCGTGGGCGCACTTCCAGCTCGGCCAGCTCAACCTGCGCAGGGGCGACGTCCCGCGCGCCGAGAGCGAGCTGCGCACCGCCCTGGAACTGTACGGCCGCACCCGCGACGCCCGCGGCGAGGCGTGGGCGCTGACCGAGCTGGCGCGGGCCCGGCTGGTGGATGGGGACGCCGGCCCCGCCGTGGAGGACCTGCGGCGGGCCGCCGCCCGGCACCGCGACAACGAGGACGCGCGGGGCGAGGCGTGGACCCTGTACTACCTCGGGCAGGCGCTGGAGGAGACCGGGGACCTGGACCGGGCCGTGCGCGAGCTGGAACGGGCCCGCACGATGTTCTCCCGGATGCGGGACGTCTACGGGCTGGCCTGCGCCCGGCACCACTCGGCCCGGGTGACCCGCGACCAGCGGGCGGCCCGGACGGGGTCGCTGCGGAACTCCGGGTTCGCCCGCCAGCTCCTGGTCGACGCCCGCGCCGACTTCCAGCGGATCGGGGTGGCGCACGGCGAGGCGTGGACGTGTCTGGAGCTGGCGGTCGTCGACGCGGGCAACGCGCGCACCCAGCAGGCGCTGGCGCTGTGCGACGAGGCAGTGACGCTGTTCGCGTCCTACGGCGACCGGCGCGGCGAGGACTGGGCGCGCTTCCTGCGCTGCACGCTGCTGCCGTACGCGGCACCGGGCGGCACGGAGGTCGGTACGGCGGTGGCGCAGGAGGAGCTCTCCCAGCTGGGCCGCGCCGGGCACGCCACCCGGGACGGCAAGCTGGCCGACTGCGTCGAGGCGTACCAGCTCCTCCTGGAGCGCGGCGTCACCCTGGAATCAGGCTGGCAGGCCTGGCACCTGGGCATGACCCCCACCCGCCACGCCCGAGAGGTAATGGGCGTCCCCATAACCGAACCCACCTGA